One Azoarcus sp. DN11 DNA segment encodes these proteins:
- the rplO gene encoding 50S ribosomal protein L15: MRLNTIKPAAGSKAAGKRVGRGIGSGLGKTCGRGHKGQKSRSGGFHKVGFEGGQMPLQRRLPKRGFVSLTGSRNAEVRLSEVDKLPVDEIDLLVLMQAGVVPSDTLSAKVVLSGSIGRKVTLRGVSATKGALAAIEAAGGSVVAE, translated from the coding sequence ATGCGTCTGAATACGATTAAACCCGCGGCGGGCTCGAAGGCCGCCGGCAAGCGCGTAGGGCGCGGCATCGGCAGCGGCCTCGGCAAGACTTGCGGCCGTGGCCACAAGGGGCAGAAGTCCCGCTCGGGCGGTTTCCACAAGGTCGGCTTTGAAGGCGGTCAGATGCCGCTGCAGCGTCGCCTGCCGAAGCGTGGCTTCGTCTCGCTCACCGGTTCACGTAACGCCGAGGTGCGTCTGTCCGAAGTGGACAAGCTCCCGGTGGACGAGATCGATCTGCTCGTGCTGATGCAGGCCGGTGTGGTGCCAAGCGATACGCTGTCCGCGAAGGTCGTGCTGTCCGGTTCGATCGGGCGCAAGGTGACCCTGCGTGGCGTGAGCGCCACGAAGGGTGCGCTGGCTGCCATCGAGGCTGCCGGCGGTTCCGTCGTCGCCGAATAA
- the rpmD gene encoding 50S ribosomal protein L30, protein MAEKTIKVTLVKSVIGTKQSHRATVRGLGLRRLNHTVELQDTPEVRGMVNKVSYLVKCEG, encoded by the coding sequence ATGGCCGAGAAAACGATCAAGGTTACGCTGGTCAAGAGCGTTATCGGTACCAAACAGTCGCACCGTGCGACGGTGCGCGGACTCGGTCTGCGCCGCCTGAACCATACCGTTGAACTCCAGGACACCCCGGAAGTTCGCGGCATGGTGAACAAGGTGTCCTACCTGGTGAAGTGTGAGGGTTGA